From the genome of Acidobacteriota bacterium, one region includes:
- a CDS encoding M20/M25/M40 family metallo-hydrolase produces the protein MERAAAVELIRGLVAIPSLSRHEAQASGWLVEQMRANGYERAFVDEAGNAVGELGDPSAARTIVLLGHIDTVPGNIPVRIEPSANGDLLFGRGSVDAKGPLASFVAGAAIFGAGNARAANLRVVVVGAVEEEAATSKGARFIASRFNGTTEPMPTACIIGEPSHWNRVTLGYKGRLLLDLSADQPMAHTAGPDASVASVVVDTWNWVTAHAAAYNAGKDKAFDQLSPSLRRFITSTNEAMHDLVEAQFAWRLPVGFDVDALIANLRAWPSANLRDGHTRFEFNFRGEERAWRGDRNNPLVRSFLAGVRTEDPAAQLGFVLKTGTSDMNVVAPVWKCPIVAYGPGDSALDHTPNEHLPLDEYWKAVNVISHTLAAFAATD, from the coding sequence ATGGAGCGCGCGGCCGCCGTCGAGTTGATTCGCGGGCTCGTCGCGATTCCTTCGCTTTCGCGGCACGAAGCGCAGGCGTCGGGGTGGCTGGTCGAACAGATGCGCGCGAACGGCTACGAGCGCGCGTTCGTCGATGAGGCCGGCAATGCCGTCGGCGAGCTTGGCGATCCGTCCGCCGCTCGCACCATCGTGCTGCTCGGCCACATCGACACCGTCCCGGGCAACATTCCCGTGCGCATCGAGCCGTCGGCCAACGGCGACCTCCTGTTCGGCCGCGGCAGCGTCGACGCCAAGGGGCCACTCGCCAGCTTCGTGGCCGGGGCGGCCATCTTCGGCGCCGGCAACGCACGCGCCGCCAACTTGCGCGTGGTGGTGGTCGGCGCGGTCGAAGAAGAGGCCGCCACCAGCAAGGGCGCCCGGTTCATCGCATCGCGCTTCAATGGCACGACCGAGCCCATGCCCACGGCCTGCATCATCGGCGAACCCAGCCACTGGAACCGCGTCACGCTGGGTTACAAGGGACGATTACTGCTCGACCTGTCCGCCGATCAGCCCATGGCGCACACGGCCGGACCCGACGCCAGCGTGGCGTCAGTGGTGGTGGACACGTGGAACTGGGTGACGGCCCATGCGGCCGCCTACAACGCCGGCAAGGACAAGGCGTTCGACCAGTTGAGTCCCAGCCTTCGCCGGTTCATCACCTCCACCAACGAGGCGATGCACGACCTGGTCGAGGCGCAGTTTGCCTGGCGCCTGCCGGTGGGCTTCGATGTTGACGCGCTCATCGCCAACCTGCGCGCCTGGCCCTCGGCCAACCTGCGCGATGGCCACACCCGCTTCGAGTTCAACTTCAGGGGCGAAGAGCGCGCCTGGCGCGGCGACCGCAACAACCCGCTGGTCCGCAGCTTCCTGGCCGGTGTGAGGACCGAAGACCCGGCCGCGCAACTGGGGTTCGTCTTGAAAACCGGCACCAGCGACATGAACGTGGTGGCGCCGGTGTGGAAGTGCCCGATCGTCGCCTACGGGCCAGGCGACAGCGCCCTCGATCACACGCCGAACGAACACTTGCCGCTCGATGAGTATTGGAAAGCCGTCAACGTGATCAGCCATACATTGGCTGCCTTCGCAGCCACGGACTAA
- a CDS encoding MBL fold metallo-hydrolase, producing the protein MRQHLQAALFLTLTLAGCARATPEQQFVNDAAAAMGGRDLIDAVKTLTIEGEGVNFNLGQDMKPEATTQTFAITGYKREIDLANSRQRVQQTRTPKFAFFQGPQPQTQIQGLDGAVAFNVNPAGTATRLGGVAAADRATDLYHHPLTLLRSTADPKTTIANVRTLGAVRQAEIHTAAGPVLTLTIDAAGVPLAISSNAYHANLGDVVMTTTFSDYQDVSGLKLPRRLAGKVDDFTTWEIQASSQTVDGTIADLAAPASVSAPAAAPAAPNVVAQAVGKGVWLLAGQSHHSALIEFSDHLMLIDAPQSEARTMAVIATARATVPGKPLTQLVTTHHHFDHTAGLRAAMAEGLTVITHAGNREWVENMAKRPHTRQPDALAKNPRPVTVETVDGERAFKDAAMAVTLYHVAGNPHSDTMLMAYVPSARVVIQVDAFGPGSQANPYAANLLENIQSRKLVVDRIVPLHSVIAPFAELVKAAGQ; encoded by the coding sequence ATGAGACAACATTTGCAGGCAGCCCTGTTCCTCACGCTCACCCTGGCCGGCTGCGCCCGGGCCACGCCCGAGCAGCAGTTCGTCAACGATGCCGCCGCCGCGATGGGGGGCCGCGACCTGATTGACGCGGTAAAGACACTGACCATCGAGGGCGAGGGCGTCAATTTCAACCTCGGCCAGGACATGAAGCCCGAGGCGACGACGCAGACCTTCGCCATTACCGGCTACAAGCGGGAAATCGACCTCGCCAACAGCCGCCAGCGGGTGCAGCAGACGCGGACACCGAAGTTTGCGTTCTTCCAGGGGCCACAACCGCAGACGCAGATCCAGGGACTGGATGGAGCGGTCGCGTTCAACGTGAACCCGGCCGGGACCGCCACGCGGCTGGGCGGGGTCGCCGCCGCCGACCGGGCCACGGATCTCTATCACCACCCGCTCACACTGCTGCGCTCGACCGCCGACCCGAAGACGACGATTGCCAACGTGCGAACGCTGGGCGCCGTGCGACAGGCCGAAATCCACACCGCCGCCGGGCCGGTGTTGACGTTGACGATCGACGCCGCGGGCGTGCCGCTCGCCATCTCGTCGAACGCGTACCACGCCAACCTCGGCGACGTGGTGATGACGACGACGTTTTCGGACTACCAGGACGTGAGCGGCCTGAAGTTGCCGCGCCGCCTGGCCGGCAAGGTGGACGACTTCACCACCTGGGAAATCCAGGCCTCGTCACAGACCGTTGACGGCACCATCGCCGACCTCGCCGCGCCGGCCTCGGTCTCGGCGCCCGCGGCGGCCCCGGCGGCGCCGAATGTCGTCGCCCAGGCGGTCGGCAAGGGCGTGTGGCTGCTCGCCGGCCAGTCGCACCACAGCGCCCTGATCGAGTTCAGCGATCACCTGATGCTGATCGACGCGCCGCAAAGCGAGGCACGCACCATGGCCGTGATCGCCACCGCCCGCGCAACCGTCCCGGGCAAACCGCTGACCCAGCTCGTGACCACCCATCATCATTTCGATCACACCGCGGGCTTGCGGGCGGCCATGGCCGAGGGCCTGACCGTGATCACCCACGCCGGCAACCGCGAGTGGGTCGAGAACATGGCCAAGCGTCCGCACACGCGTCAACCCGACGCGCTGGCGAAGAACCCCCGGCCGGTAACCGTCGAGACCGTGGACGGCGAGCGGGCGTTCAAGGACGCCGCCATGGCGGTGACGCTGTACCATGTCGCCGGCAACCCGCACTCCGACACCATGCTGATGGCCTACGTGCCCAGCGCGAGGGTGGTGATCCAGGTCGACGCGTTCGGTCCCGGCTCACAAGCCAACCCATATGCGGCCAACTTGTTGGAGAATATCCAGTCCCGCAAACTCGTCGTCGACCGCATCGTTCCGCTGCACAGCGTCATCGCGCCGTTCGCGGAACTGGTGAAGGCCGCCGGCCAATAG
- a CDS encoding TonB-dependent receptor, with the protein MCTALLLGTPLAHAQITGSIAGTVTDASGAVLPGVTITLSGERLIGGPQTQVSDTNGTYRFDRLVPGTYGVKMELQGFRSVDRPDVRISAAFVATINGKMEVGSLSETITVTGESPTVDVRSNVQQTVMNQEILEGIPTGRDPWSLAKLIPGVQVATYDVGGTQSMQQSSMSAHGSNTADVSYNIDGATVNWPGGGGGATMIYYDQGMFEEVNYMTSAIPAETLAGGVSINMVTKDGGNVWKGNARYNFANDDLQSENWAQTQKTNPLFLGNPTLKTYDFNLSGGGALVQNRLWVNGTYRKWVVNKLVSARNSDGSQALDDNDLKNYSGKMVGQMTPNNKLSVSYLWNDKIRGHRRDGNERIEDVASVVQSNPVQTTQAKYAGIRGSLVFESNFSVMDGQTNYTYQPDTAPDAIRKIDTVTTEVTRASNRQDHQPNSRTQFDNIFTFGKRGLGGEHLVKAGVQWSRLYYGSDYSVRGDHHVIYNNGVPTSVRQFNSPAFSENVATVTGFFIQDSWSINRLTLNIGGRYDKYVGRLPEQSSPGGTFAGPRSVAAQEVINQSIAVWRSGASYDLTGSGRTAVKASYSRYGLQTGIDRVTNVNPLTIGSRDCPWTDPNGDGKVQASEIGTCPAAFSGGTQVQYAPGVAWPNSDEATFGVETQLPGAVRVGAMFYYRTNRNQIGQVDTLKPASAYTAHTITVPNGPGGTVANPKPTTATVYNISPAANAVTASLRDNVDYLDTTYKGVEFTATKRFSQKWQMQAGFTIGKNEGGVAAGTDLNDPNNTLYPKGIIGNDSETALRLSGSYELPGRINLAGSMIANNGYPYVSTFSLTRAAAAAQGIALTRASQTIQLSERGDERFGDVTMFDIRLSRSFRFGSRSIQPQVDFFNITNSDTAVSRTVAVGGSYLNPTEILSPRIIRIGFSLNF; encoded by the coding sequence GTGTGTACGGCGCTGCTGCTGGGGACCCCCCTGGCACATGCGCAGATAACCGGGTCGATCGCGGGTACCGTGACCGACGCCAGCGGTGCGGTTCTGCCAGGCGTGACCATCACGCTCAGCGGCGAGCGCCTGATTGGCGGTCCGCAGACCCAGGTCAGCGACACCAACGGCACCTATCGCTTCGACCGCCTGGTGCCCGGCACCTACGGTGTGAAGATGGAACTGCAGGGCTTCCGCTCGGTGGACCGTCCCGACGTCCGCATCAGCGCCGCGTTCGTGGCGACCATCAACGGCAAGATGGAGGTCGGCTCGCTCAGTGAGACGATCACCGTCACCGGTGAGTCGCCCACCGTTGACGTGCGCTCGAACGTGCAGCAGACGGTGATGAACCAGGAGATCCTGGAAGGCATCCCGACCGGCCGCGACCCGTGGTCGCTGGCCAAGCTGATCCCCGGCGTGCAGGTGGCGACCTATGACGTCGGCGGCACGCAGTCGATGCAGCAGAGCAGCATGTCGGCGCACGGCTCGAACACGGCCGACGTCAGCTACAACATCGATGGCGCGACGGTGAACTGGCCCGGCGGCGGCGGCGGCGCGACGATGATCTATTACGACCAGGGCATGTTCGAAGAGGTCAACTACATGACCTCGGCGATCCCGGCGGAAACGCTGGCTGGCGGCGTCTCCATCAACATGGTGACCAAGGATGGCGGCAACGTGTGGAAGGGCAACGCCCGCTACAACTTCGCCAACGACGACCTGCAGTCCGAGAACTGGGCCCAGACGCAGAAGACCAATCCCCTGTTCCTGGGCAACCCGACTCTGAAGACCTACGACTTCAACCTGTCGGGCGGCGGCGCGTTGGTGCAGAACCGACTGTGGGTCAACGGTACCTATCGCAAGTGGGTGGTCAACAAGCTGGTCAGCGCCAGAAACTCCGATGGCTCGCAGGCGCTCGACGACAACGACTTGAAGAACTACTCCGGCAAGATGGTCGGGCAGATGACGCCCAATAACAAACTGTCGGTGTCCTACCTGTGGAATGACAAGATCCGGGGTCACCGGCGAGACGGCAATGAGCGCATCGAGGATGTCGCCTCCGTTGTGCAGAGCAACCCGGTGCAGACGACGCAGGCCAAGTACGCGGGCATCAGGGGCAGCCTGGTGTTCGAGTCGAACTTCAGCGTGATGGACGGCCAGACCAACTACACCTACCAGCCCGACACGGCGCCCGATGCGATTCGCAAGATCGACACGGTGACCACCGAGGTAACGAGGGCCTCGAATCGCCAGGACCACCAGCCCAACTCGCGGACCCAGTTCGACAACATCTTCACCTTCGGCAAGCGCGGCCTGGGCGGCGAGCACCTGGTGAAAGCCGGCGTGCAGTGGAGCCGTTTGTACTACGGTTCTGACTACTCTGTTCGCGGCGATCACCACGTGATCTACAACAACGGCGTGCCGACCTCGGTACGCCAGTTCAACTCGCCGGCGTTTTCGGAAAACGTCGCGACCGTCACCGGCTTTTTCATCCAGGACTCCTGGTCGATAAACCGCCTGACGCTGAACATCGGCGGCCGCTACGACAAGTACGTCGGCAGGCTGCCCGAACAGTCCAGTCCCGGTGGCACCTTTGCCGGCCCCCGTTCCGTGGCCGCGCAGGAAGTGATCAACCAGAGCATCGCCGTCTGGCGTTCCGGCGCGTCCTATGACCTGACCGGGTCGGGTCGCACGGCCGTCAAGGCCAGCTACAGCCGCTACGGCCTGCAGACCGGCATCGACCGCGTGACCAACGTCAACCCGCTGACCATCGGCTCGCGCGACTGCCCGTGGACCGACCCGAACGGCGACGGCAAGGTGCAGGCCTCGGAGATCGGGACCTGCCCGGCGGCGTTTAGCGGCGGCACCCAGGTGCAGTACGCGCCTGGCGTCGCGTGGCCGAACTCGGATGAGGCGACCTTCGGCGTCGAAACCCAGCTGCCTGGGGCGGTCCGCGTGGGCGCGATGTTCTACTACCGCACCAACCGGAACCAGATCGGCCAGGTCGATACCCTGAAGCCGGCCTCGGCGTACACCGCGCATACCATCACGGTGCCGAACGGTCCCGGGGGTACGGTGGCCAACCCCAAACCGACGACGGCGACGGTCTACAACATCTCGCCGGCGGCCAACGCCGTTACGGCCAGTCTGCGCGACAACGTCGACTACCTTGACACCACATATAAGGGCGTCGAGTTCACCGCCACCAAGCGCTTCTCGCAGAAGTGGCAGATGCAGGCGGGCTTCACCATCGGCAAGAACGAGGGTGGCGTCGCGGCTGGCACCGACCTGAACGACCCGAATAACACGCTCTACCCCAAGGGCATCATCGGCAACGACTCCGAGACGGCGCTGCGCCTCTCGGGCAGCTATGAACTCCCTGGTCGCATCAACCTGGCGGGTTCGATGATCGCCAACAACGGCTATCCCTACGTGTCAACATTTTCGTTGACCCGTGCCGCTGCGGCAGCCCAGGGCATTGCCCTGACCCGCGCCAGCCAGACGATTCAGCTGAGCGAGCGAGGCGATGAACGCTTCGGCGACGTCACGATGTTCGACATCCGCCTGTCGCGGTCGTTCCGCTTCGGCAGCCGCAGCATCCAGCCGCAGGTGGACTTCTTCAACATCACCAACTCCGACACCGCCGTCTCCCGCACCGTCGCGGTGGGCGGCAGTTACCTGAACCCGACCGAGATCCTGTCGCCGCGGATCATCCGCATCGGCTTCTCGCTCAATTTCTAG
- the arfB gene encoding alternative ribosome rescue aminoacyl-tRNA hydrolase ArfB encodes MATLFSSPLRIPLHVDERFVRASGPGGQNVNKVATAVELRFDIDNSSLPHDMKARLKALAGRKALTDGVLMIDSRAHRTQARNREAARERLIDLIQRASVPPKKRTPTALTRAAKERRLAGKKHHAQVKKTRTTRPDREE; translated from the coding sequence ATGGCGACCCTGTTCTCGTCTCCCCTACGCATCCCCCTGCACGTTGACGAGCGGTTTGTCCGGGCCTCCGGTCCCGGTGGCCAGAACGTCAACAAGGTGGCGACCGCGGTCGAGCTGCGGTTCGACATCGACAACTCATCGCTGCCTCACGACATGAAGGCGCGCCTCAAGGCCCTCGCCGGGCGCAAGGCCCTGACCGACGGCGTGCTGATGATCGACAGCCGGGCCCACCGCACCCAGGCCCGCAACCGCGAGGCGGCGCGCGAACGCCTGATCGATCTGATCCAGCGCGCCTCGGTGCCGCCCAAGAAGCGCACCCCGACGGCGCTGACCAGGGCCGCCAAGGAGCGCCGGCTCGCCGGCAAGAAGCACCACGCGCAGGTCAAGAAGACAAGAACGACTCGGCCCGATCGCGAAGAGTAA
- a CDS encoding alpha-hydroxy acid oxidase — translation MSSVTSAVTIADLRHRAMLRLPRMAFDYIDGGAEREWTLRENCRAYEDVLFRPRSAVATAACDLRATVLGTTIDVPFILAPVGSSRMFFPRGEEVAASAAGGAGTIYTLSTLSGCRMEDVKAATSGTAWYQLYLVGGREVALGAIARAKAAGFKALVVTIDTPVAGMRERDARNGVKQLLARNLSTVPHLGQMLIRPGWLYRFFNDGGLMNFPNIVINNEPMGYADVGAALEQSMTSWTDFKWIREAWGGPIIAKGVHTADDARRAVGEGAAAIVVSNHGARQLDGVSPTIRVLPEVVQAVHGQTEILLDGGIRRGSDIVKALCMGARAVLVGRAYAYGLAAAGEAGVTRAIDILRADVVRTMKLLGCGRIEDLDGSFVEVPPEWTSRARSLPNVDSSR, via the coding sequence ATGTCATCCGTGACCAGCGCTGTCACCATTGCCGATCTCCGCCACCGCGCCATGCTCCGCTTGCCGCGCATGGCGTTCGACTACATCGATGGCGGCGCCGAGCGCGAGTGGACCCTGCGCGAGAACTGCCGCGCCTACGAAGATGTGCTGTTCCGCCCGCGCTCGGCGGTCGCGACGGCCGCGTGCGACCTGCGAGCCACGGTGCTCGGCACCACCATCGACGTGCCGTTCATCCTGGCGCCGGTCGGCAGCAGCCGCATGTTCTTTCCGCGCGGCGAGGAAGTGGCGGCCAGCGCGGCGGGCGGCGCGGGCACCATCTACACGCTGTCCACGCTGTCGGGCTGCCGCATGGAGGACGTCAAGGCCGCCACCAGCGGCACGGCCTGGTATCAGCTGTATCTCGTCGGTGGCCGCGAGGTGGCCCTCGGCGCCATTGCCCGCGCCAAGGCGGCCGGCTTCAAGGCGCTGGTCGTGACCATCGACACCCCCGTGGCCGGCATGCGCGAGCGGGACGCGCGCAACGGCGTCAAGCAACTGCTCGCGCGCAACCTGTCCACTGTTCCGCACCTCGGCCAGATGCTGATTCGTCCCGGTTGGCTCTACCGGTTCTTCAACGACGGCGGCCTGATGAACTTCCCGAACATCGTCATCAACAACGAGCCCATGGGCTACGCCGACGTGGGCGCCGCGCTCGAGCAATCGATGACTTCGTGGACCGACTTCAAGTGGATCCGCGAAGCGTGGGGTGGCCCGATTATCGCGAAGGGCGTGCACACGGCCGATGATGCCCGGCGGGCGGTCGGCGAGGGCGCGGCCGCGATCGTGGTCTCGAACCACGGCGCGCGCCAGCTCGACGGCGTGTCGCCGACCATTCGCGTGCTGCCCGAGGTGGTGCAGGCGGTGCACGGGCAGACCGAGATCCTGCTCGATGGCGGCATCCGTCGCGGCAGCGACATCGTCAAGGCCCTGTGCATGGGCGCGCGCGCGGTGCTCGTGGGCCGGGCCTATGCCTATGGCCTGGCGGCGGCCGGCGAGGCCGGCGTCACCCGCGCCATCGACATCCTGCGCGCCGACGTCGTGCGGACCATGAAACTCCTCGGCTGCGGCCGCATCGAAGATTTAGACGGCTCGTTTGTCGAGGTCCCACCCGAGTGGACCTCCCGGGCCCGGAGTCTTCCCAATGTCGATTCGTCCCGTTAA
- a CDS encoding DUF3037 domain-containing protein translates to MNVGVIVFSPQARYLRLRVETRYERLTHAFSQFDGTSFRRAVANLFASFRTAEREIADRPLFNNDQSLLDWLNSVVPDRSTSLSVGSVRHGVTSDLDKETELLFDRMVQSQKGQSDESPRRDDAQVWNGFVRQLPSEVRRQLTPRAFATSKLKITFDHAVKNGKWHVVQPVSMDFKRPESMQRKASQWVGTAVGLRDAEELGTIYFLLGRPSNETKAYERAKSLLDAAPIPHKIVEEDEALALGQTLLDLLSHEGH, encoded by the coding sequence TTGAACGTCGGCGTAATCGTATTCAGCCCGCAGGCGCGCTACCTCAGACTAAGAGTCGAAACGCGATACGAACGGTTGACGCACGCCTTCTCCCAGTTCGACGGGACAAGTTTCAGGCGCGCTGTTGCAAACCTGTTCGCATCATTCCGAACAGCTGAGCGCGAAATTGCAGATCGGCCGCTCTTCAACAACGACCAGTCGCTCCTTGATTGGCTCAATTCGGTCGTCCCGGACCGGTCGACTAGCCTGTCGGTCGGCAGTGTTCGTCACGGCGTGACATCTGACCTGGATAAGGAGACCGAGCTGCTTTTCGACAGGATGGTTCAGTCGCAGAAGGGTCAGTCCGACGAGTCGCCGCGTCGAGACGATGCCCAGGTGTGGAACGGTTTCGTGAGGCAGCTACCAAGTGAGGTGCGCCGGCAGCTCACGCCAAGGGCGTTTGCAACTTCCAAGCTCAAGATCACGTTCGACCACGCAGTCAAGAACGGCAAATGGCACGTCGTGCAACCTGTCTCGATGGACTTTAAGCGGCCTGAATCCATGCAGAGGAAGGCGTCCCAGTGGGTTGGGACGGCCGTCGGCCTCAGGGACGCTGAAGAATTGGGGACGATCTACTTTCTGCTTGGCAGACCCTCAAACGAAACCAAGGCCTATGAGCGAGCGAAGTCCCTTCTAGACGCGGCGCCAATTCCGCACAAAATTGTGGAAGAGGACGAGGCGCTGGCCTTGGGCCAGACGCTCCTGGATTTGCTCTCTCATGAAGGCCACTAG
- a CDS encoding pirin family protein, which yields MSIRPVKRVVEATPHMEGAGVKLHRGFGFGDTNEFDPFLLFDDFRNERPDDYLAGFPWHPHRGIETITYVLAGTVAHGDSLGNRGSLGAGDVQWMTAGSGIMHQEMPQGDAQGRMHGFQLWANLPRALKMTAPRYQDIQANDIPEITDDDGTHVRVVVGDFWGKTGPVEGVAADPRYLDISVAPNQTKRLAVENSRHAFAYVFAGSGSFRDASKPLPVQTELVGVSDEATPSMLGNRSLVVFDSGDEITVTAGDEGIRFLLVSGRPLQEPVAWYGPIVMNERSELQQAYAELKNGTFIKHR from the coding sequence ATGTCGATTCGTCCCGTTAAGCGTGTAGTTGAGGCCACTCCCCACATGGAAGGCGCCGGCGTGAAGCTGCATCGCGGCTTCGGCTTTGGCGACACCAACGAGTTCGATCCGTTCCTGCTGTTCGACGACTTCCGCAACGAACGGCCCGACGATTACCTCGCGGGTTTCCCGTGGCATCCGCACCGCGGCATCGAGACCATCACCTACGTGCTGGCGGGCACCGTTGCGCACGGCGACAGCCTCGGCAACCGCGGATCCCTTGGCGCCGGCGACGTGCAGTGGATGACCGCCGGCAGCGGCATCATGCACCAGGAGATGCCACAGGGCGACGCCCAGGGCCGCATGCACGGCTTCCAGCTGTGGGCCAACCTGCCGCGCGCGCTCAAGATGACCGCGCCGCGCTACCAGGATATTCAGGCCAACGACATCCCCGAGATCACGGACGATGACGGGACGCATGTGAGGGTGGTGGTCGGTGACTTCTGGGGCAAGACGGGGCCGGTGGAAGGCGTGGCCGCCGATCCGCGCTACCTTGACATCTCGGTCGCGCCCAACCAGACCAAGCGGCTCGCGGTTGAGAACTCGCGGCATGCGTTCGCGTACGTGTTCGCGGGCAGCGGTTCGTTCCGCGACGCCTCGAAGCCGCTGCCGGTGCAGACCGAGCTGGTCGGCGTCTCGGACGAGGCCACGCCGTCGATGCTGGGCAACCGCTCGCTGGTGGTGTTCGACAGCGGCGACGAGATTACGGTGACAGCCGGTGACGAAGGGATTCGTTTCCTGTTGGTGTCGGGACGGCCGCTGCAGGAACCGGTCGCCTGGTATGGGCCAATCGTGATGAACGAGCGCTCGGAGCTGCAGCAGGCGTATGCGGAGCTCAAGAATGGGACCTTCATCAAGCATCGCTAG
- a CDS encoding Nramp family divalent metal transporter: protein MPDSSKPQSFSFLKLAGPGLVVAATGIGSGDVVSATVGGARYGYVLLWAIVAGAFFKFVLSEGIARWQLATGTTALEGWADHLPGWVKWFFAVYLVIWTVFVSAALTNATGLGIANLTGGAVPQSWGAVAHSIIGFAFVWLGGYGNFEKMMKLLVGVMAFTILICAGLTLSDPIPAVQGLLIPSIPMGSGTYVLSLIGGVGGSITMLSYNYWMREEKMRGAGFLGYVRGDIAVAYIFTALFGISIMLIASDALHEPGVALRNNEAVPRMAAALGELLGTFGRVAFSAGFWAAVFASLLGVWQSVPYLYADFYGILKKMSPVDRLEVVKVTSTPYRLALAFITLVPLPFAFTGQPIAIIVLYTIVGSLFVPFLAATLLYLNNKVKWTEAVPHNAWYTNLLLVAILLLFAIVGSQEAIGAWRQAFGG, encoded by the coding sequence GTGCCTGATTCGTCAAAGCCGCAGTCCTTCAGCTTTCTCAAACTGGCCGGCCCCGGGCTGGTCGTCGCCGCCACCGGCATCGGCTCGGGCGACGTCGTGTCGGCCACGGTCGGCGGCGCGCGCTACGGCTATGTGCTGCTCTGGGCGATCGTCGCCGGCGCGTTCTTCAAGTTCGTGCTGAGCGAGGGCATTGCCCGGTGGCAGCTGGCCACCGGCACGACCGCGCTCGAGGGCTGGGCCGATCACCTGCCGGGGTGGGTCAAGTGGTTCTTCGCCGTCTACCTGGTCATCTGGACGGTGTTCGTGAGCGCGGCCCTCACCAACGCCACCGGCCTGGGCATTGCCAACCTTACCGGCGGCGCCGTTCCCCAATCGTGGGGCGCGGTCGCGCACAGCATCATCGGGTTCGCGTTTGTCTGGCTGGGCGGCTACGGCAACTTCGAGAAGATGATGAAGCTGCTGGTCGGCGTGATGGCCTTTACCATCCTGATCTGTGCCGGCCTGACCCTGAGCGATCCGATTCCCGCCGTGCAGGGCCTGCTCATTCCGAGCATTCCCATGGGCAGCGGCACTTACGTGCTCTCGCTGATTGGCGGCGTCGGCGGCTCGATCACGATGCTGTCCTACAACTACTGGATGCGCGAAGAGAAGATGCGCGGCGCCGGCTTCCTGGGCTACGTCCGCGGCGACATCGCCGTCGCCTACATCTTCACCGCGCTCTTCGGCATCTCGATCATGCTGATCGCGAGCGATGCGCTGCATGAGCCGGGCGTCGCCCTCCGTAACAACGAAGCCGTGCCGCGCATGGCGGCGGCGCTCGGCGAGTTGCTGGGCACTTTCGGCCGGGTCGCGTTCTCGGCCGGCTTCTGGGCCGCCGTCTTCGCGTCGCTACTGGGCGTGTGGCAAAGCGTGCCGTATCTCTATGCCGACTTCTACGGCATCCTCAAGAAGATGTCGCCGGTCGACCGCCTCGAGGTCGTGAAGGTCACGAGCACGCCCTACCGGCTCGCGCTGGCGTTCATCACGCTGGTGCCACTGCCGTTTGCGTTCACGGGCCAGCCCATCGCCATCATCGTGCTCTACACCATCGTCGGCAGCCTGTTCGTGCCGTTCCTGGCGGCGACCCTGCTCTACCTGAACAACAAGGTGAAGTGGACCGAGGCGGTGCCGCACAACGCCTGGTACACGAACCTGCTGCTGGTCGCGATCCTTCTCCTGTTCGCCATCGTCGGCTCCCAGGAGGCCATCGGCGCCTGGCGGCAGGCATTCGGGGGGTGA